A DNA window from Pseudomonas sp. B21-056 contains the following coding sequences:
- a CDS encoding chemotaxis protein has translation MLISASDPTRFTASASVAKSALPPENGQSEIATKSTEAAPQESVKVTLSLEGKAKAAEEGGKNADIDASNLPEGVKKVLKAIREIQEQIQKKMEELSAVMKDQSLSDKERESKMKSLQVELATLNSQLSSSFNDLNKVQNEMKLSTAEKKLAGSLAMPPS, from the coding sequence ATGCTCATTAGTGCTTCAGACCCAACCCGTTTCACGGCTTCGGCCTCTGTCGCAAAATCGGCCTTGCCACCTGAAAATGGACAGTCGGAGATCGCCACCAAAAGCACAGAGGCCGCTCCTCAGGAAAGCGTCAAAGTAACGCTTTCACTTGAAGGAAAAGCGAAGGCCGCCGAAGAAGGTGGAAAAAATGCTGATATTGACGCAAGCAATTTACCGGAAGGTGTAAAGAAGGTACTCAAAGCTATCCGGGAAATTCAGGAGCAGATACAAAAGAAAATGGAGGAGTTGAGCGCGGTCATGAAGGATCAATCATTGAGTGACAAGGAGCGCGAATCCAAGATGAAAAGCCTTCAGGTCGAATTGGCTACGCTGAACAGCCAGCTTTCCTCCAGCTTCAACGATCTGAACAAAGTCCAGAATGAGATGAAGTTGTCGACTGCAGAGAAGAAGCTTGCAGGCTCCCTTGCAATGCCACCGAGTTGA
- a CDS encoding M24 family metallopeptidase: MQIFCARNTPSRYLIVTEHRTILFEFTGCEHLANGLETIDEVRASSTASFVAAGPQIAEREKAWVVEMVGILTELVGPNATIGMERMNAGTSIAMASAGVRIVDAQEPIEMARAIKSPEEMKCIVASLRATEIAVGKLREAIRPGITENELWSVLHQSVIAQDGDYVETRLLSAGNRTNPWFQETSNNVIGENQLIALDTDVVGCHGYYSDFSRTFHAGPGSPSDHQRTLYKLAYEQVHHNMEIIKPGMTLKEYSEKAWNIPPEYHANRYYLSAHGCGMTGEYPYLYHHADYPASGYDGEIQPGMTLCVESYMGADGGNEGVKLEQQLLVTETGTQLLSMFPFEEALLR, encoded by the coding sequence ATGCAGATTTTTTGCGCTCGCAACACGCCTTCTCGTTACCTGATCGTCACTGAGCACCGGACGATCCTGTTCGAATTCACCGGCTGCGAGCACCTGGCCAACGGCCTGGAAACCATTGACGAAGTCCGTGCTTCTTCCACCGCCAGCTTCGTCGCCGCGGGGCCCCAGATCGCCGAGCGTGAGAAGGCCTGGGTCGTCGAGATGGTGGGTATCCTGACTGAACTGGTGGGGCCTAACGCGACCATCGGCATGGAGCGGATGAACGCCGGCACATCGATAGCCATGGCGAGCGCGGGTGTCAGGATCGTTGACGCGCAAGAACCCATTGAAATGGCTCGCGCCATCAAGTCTCCCGAAGAAATGAAGTGCATCGTGGCGTCTCTCCGGGCGACGGAAATCGCTGTCGGTAAACTTCGCGAAGCCATTCGCCCGGGCATCACCGAAAATGAGTTGTGGTCGGTGTTGCATCAATCGGTGATCGCCCAAGATGGTGACTACGTTGAAACCCGATTACTGAGCGCGGGAAATCGCACCAATCCATGGTTCCAGGAAACCTCGAACAACGTGATCGGCGAGAACCAGCTAATCGCGCTGGACACTGATGTCGTGGGTTGTCACGGCTACTACTCGGACTTTTCCCGCACGTTCCATGCGGGGCCAGGCTCCCCGAGCGATCACCAACGCACCCTGTACAAGCTCGCTTACGAGCAGGTGCATCACAACATGGAGATCATCAAGCCAGGCATGACGCTGAAGGAGTACAGCGAAAAGGCTTGGAACATCCCGCCGGAATATCACGCCAATCGCTACTACCTCTCTGCCCATGGTTGCGGCATGACGGGCGAGTATCCCTACCTCTACCACCATGCCGACTACCCGGCGTCTGGCTATGACGGTGAGATCCAGCCTGGCATGACGCTCTGTGTCGAGAGTTACATGGGCGCGGATGGCGGCAATGAAGGGGTGAAGCTGGAACAGCAACTATTGGTTACGGAAACCGGTACGCAACTGCTTTCGATGTTCCCGTTTGAAGAAGCACTGCTTCGATAA
- a CDS encoding MFS transporter: MKHTRFFGKTVLACTFILAMIGWGIGFYGPPIYMQAVMERTGWPVALVSTAVTLHFLSGTVVIANLPRLYARFGILLITLLGGIVLGIGVNIWAQANQPWVLYAGAVCSGIGWVTLGAAAVNSLIAPWYIKERPQALGKAYNGASMGGVIFSPLWAWLIEDFGFATAALVISVTAVLLIGTFAFLVFNKSPHSVGQYPDNLDQPEPVTTNASATPWTARQTLKSAGFRSLAAGMSLGLFAQIGLIAHLYSILAGRMGVHDASFAMGLATASAMGGRYIAARLMIQGINRRRLACLGYAIQLLGTLMLLGLDLHPAVAWVAVMLIGSGIGNATSLPPLIAQTEFSREHTARVIALMVAISQATYAFAPAFFGLVRAAFSPSNQAIVAVVAAAVVVQMLAILSFYRGVSARPFGIKPIEHRHQR; encoded by the coding sequence ATGAAGCACACCCGTTTTTTCGGAAAAACCGTACTGGCCTGCACGTTCATCCTGGCGATGATCGGTTGGGGGATCGGCTTCTATGGGCCGCCGATCTACATGCAAGCAGTCATGGAGCGCACCGGCTGGCCCGTCGCCCTGGTCTCGACTGCCGTGACGCTGCACTTCCTCAGCGGCACGGTCGTCATCGCCAACCTGCCAAGACTCTACGCACGCTTCGGCATTCTCCTCATCACCCTGCTGGGCGGCATCGTCCTGGGTATCGGCGTGAACATCTGGGCCCAGGCCAACCAGCCCTGGGTGCTGTATGCCGGAGCCGTGTGCTCGGGTATCGGCTGGGTGACCCTGGGCGCTGCGGCCGTCAATAGCCTGATCGCGCCGTGGTACATCAAGGAAAGGCCCCAGGCCCTGGGCAAGGCCTACAACGGCGCGAGCATGGGCGGGGTGATCTTTTCGCCGCTGTGGGCATGGCTGATCGAGGATTTTGGCTTTGCCACGGCGGCGCTGGTGATCAGCGTCACAGCCGTGCTGCTCATCGGCACGTTCGCCTTCCTGGTTTTCAACAAAAGTCCACACAGCGTGGGCCAATATCCCGACAACCTGGACCAGCCGGAGCCCGTGACGACCAATGCCAGCGCCACGCCATGGACCGCCAGGCAGACGCTCAAGTCGGCCGGTTTCCGCAGCCTGGCAGCCGGCATGTCCCTGGGCCTGTTCGCCCAGATCGGCTTGATCGCGCACCTGTATTCGATCCTGGCGGGACGCATGGGGGTTCACGACGCCTCGTTCGCCATGGGCCTGGCCACCGCCAGTGCCATGGGCGGGCGCTACATCGCCGCACGCCTGATGATCCAAGGCATCAACCGCAGGCGACTGGCCTGCCTCGGTTATGCCATCCAGTTGCTCGGCACCCTGATGCTTCTCGGCCTGGACCTTCATCCGGCAGTGGCCTGGGTGGCCGTGATGCTGATCGGTTCAGGCATCGGCAACGCCACCTCCCTGCCGCCGCTGATCGCACAGACCGAGTTCAGCCGTGAACACACCGCCCGGGTCATCGCGCTGATGGTCGCGATCAGCCAAGCCACCTACGCCTTCGCGCCCGCGTTCTTCGGCCTGGTGCGAGCCGCCTTCAGCCCTTCGAATCAAGCCATCGTCGCCGTCGTGGCCGCCGCCGTCGTCGTGCAGATGCTCGCCATCCTGTCGTTCTACCGAGGGGTGTCCGCCCGCCCCTTCGGGATCAAACCAATCGAGCACCGCCATCAACGTTGA
- a CDS encoding SDR family oxidoreductase produces the protein MTITPVLASNFTGRTVVLFGGTSGIGLAAAIQAKAAGAKVVVIGSNAARAEQAAKDHGLDQWRAADVTRREAVEAALADIPVVDHLMLLAGTFVTGTILTADVDHLRRAFDERIWASINAIRTLGDRLSKAGSITFISGALADRPNAHGTAVIGAASAAMEALARGLALELAPIRVNTLSPGPIDTPIFSKALGEGRDSYVAALEQALPLHRLGTPEEAGAAALFLMTNTFMNGAVLNVDGGARLV, from the coding sequence ATGACCATCACCCCAGTACTTGCATCCAATTTCACCGGCCGTACGGTCGTCCTCTTCGGCGGCACATCGGGCATCGGCCTGGCGGCGGCGATACAGGCGAAGGCAGCCGGCGCCAAGGTCGTGGTCATCGGCTCGAATGCGGCCCGTGCCGAGCAGGCTGCAAAAGACCATGGCCTGGATCAATGGCGCGCGGCCGACGTGACCCGTCGTGAGGCGGTCGAAGCCGCATTGGCGGACATTCCGGTGGTCGATCACCTGATGCTGCTCGCCGGTACATTTGTCACCGGAACCATCCTGACTGCTGACGTCGATCATCTGCGCCGGGCCTTCGATGAGCGGATCTGGGCGTCCATCAACGCTATCCGTACCCTGGGTGACAGGTTGTCCAAGGCCGGATCGATTACCTTCATCTCGGGTGCGCTCGCCGACCGCCCCAATGCCCATGGCACTGCCGTCATCGGCGCGGCATCGGCCGCCATGGAGGCGCTGGCCCGTGGCCTGGCCCTGGAGTTGGCGCCGATTCGGGTGAACACCCTGTCACCCGGCCCGATCGACACACCGATCTTCAGCAAGGCATTGGGTGAAGGCCGTGACTCATACGTGGCTGCCCTGGAGCAGGCTCTGCCCCTGCATCGCCTTGGCACGCCAGAGGAAGCCGGTGCTGCGGCGCTGTTCTTGATGACCAACACGTTCATGAACGGTGCCGTGCTCAACGTTGATGGCGGTGCTCGATTGGTTTGA
- a CDS encoding TonB-dependent receptor plug domain-containing protein: MLSLFAGLPAPRYPLKSLRGSFCVSGLWLLSRLAVAEDLTSIPFEQLLETKVVGAAEFSQQLTDAPSAVSVITSEEIRRFGYRTLGEILNNMRGLNVGSNGAYSFLGGRGYGAPGEYAGRVMLRIDGQPVADNIFNQIYLGEDGLLDTEMIERVEYAPGPGSALYGNGAFLGVINVVTFRGRDLDGSQAAVTVGSSQDRKVRVSGGRRLVNGAEWLVSASSSQADLPDIPTGDGVLRDDQSGRRLFIKGSKDAWSVEGAFAERTQQELAIPLAYDWNFTDRNDFLKLGHDVDFGSFRSSVRLSHGRYLYRSAYREPIEDGRHFLEDISADGRWWDLDGTVSSVAFSGHRLVLGSEYRDDYQQNQQMRRYFPRRDEHEENHISDSAQTFSLYAQDEIALRHDLSLNLGVRADRHSAQDSEVRTNPRTALLYTGLANTSLSLSHGTATRFASSNEQNLYELPSVESERVTTTEFVADHRRGDFRLLGTLYRYRITDPINRFSDPTLERIDTRGAELEAQWQWHDVQIRGSHTWQQSQDNLGRALINSPRHLSKMQVSIPLAGERLRASIAVRYVGSRLVAPGADANGYAIADLTFTSRNILPGVNVTAAVRNLFDRQYQDASLFAGGISADLSWRGERSLWLSLGYSFE; encoded by the coding sequence ATGTTATCCCTGTTCGCCGGTCTGCCGGCACCCCGGTATCCATTGAAGAGTCTGCGTGGGTCATTTTGCGTATCGGGTTTATGGTTGCTATCGCGGCTGGCCGTAGCCGAGGATCTGACCAGTATTCCATTCGAGCAGTTGCTCGAAACCAAGGTTGTCGGCGCCGCCGAGTTCTCTCAGCAGCTCACTGACGCCCCATCGGCCGTTTCGGTAATTACCTCGGAGGAGATACGTCGTTTCGGTTACAGGACCCTCGGCGAGATTCTGAACAATATGCGAGGCCTGAATGTCGGCTCCAACGGCGCCTATTCCTTTCTTGGGGGGCGAGGCTACGGCGCGCCAGGCGAATATGCCGGGCGAGTCATGCTGCGCATCGATGGCCAGCCTGTGGCCGACAATATTTTCAACCAGATCTACCTCGGCGAAGATGGTCTGCTCGACACCGAGATGATCGAGCGGGTCGAGTACGCGCCGGGCCCGGGATCGGCCTTGTACGGTAACGGTGCTTTTCTTGGCGTGATCAATGTCGTCACGTTCCGGGGGCGTGATCTGGATGGCAGTCAGGCAGCGGTGACCGTTGGCTCGAGCCAGGACCGCAAGGTAAGGGTCAGTGGAGGCAGGCGTCTGGTCAATGGTGCCGAATGGCTGGTTTCGGCCTCGTCATCTCAAGCCGATCTTCCTGATATTCCAACCGGAGACGGGGTGCTGCGCGACGACCAGAGCGGGCGGCGGCTGTTCATCAAGGGCTCCAAAGATGCCTGGAGCGTTGAGGGCGCATTTGCCGAGCGTACCCAGCAGGAACTGGCGATCCCCCTTGCTTACGATTGGAACTTCACCGACCGGAACGATTTCTTGAAACTGGGTCACGACGTCGATTTCGGTAGTTTTCGCTCCTCCGTTCGTCTCTCCCATGGCCGCTATCTTTACCGTAGCGCCTATCGCGAACCCATTGAAGACGGGCGCCACTTCCTTGAAGACATCAGCGCCGATGGGCGCTGGTGGGATCTGGACGGCACTGTCAGTAGCGTTGCCTTCTCTGGGCACCGCCTGGTGTTGGGCAGCGAGTACCGCGACGACTATCAGCAGAACCAGCAAATGCGACGGTATTTCCCCCGTCGCGATGAGCATGAAGAGAATCACATCTCGGATTCTGCCCAGACTTTCAGTCTCTATGCCCAGGACGAGATCGCACTGCGTCACGACCTGAGTTTGAACCTGGGAGTGCGTGCCGACCGGCATAGCGCACAGGATTCTGAGGTGCGCACCAACCCCCGGACTGCGTTGCTTTACACCGGCTTGGCTAATACCAGCCTGTCGCTGTCCCATGGAACCGCAACCCGCTTCGCCAGCAGTAACGAGCAGAACCTGTACGAGCTCCCGAGTGTCGAGTCGGAGCGGGTCACTACCACCGAGTTTGTGGCTGATCATCGTCGCGGTGACTTCCGCTTGCTCGGCACTCTCTACCGCTACCGTATCACCGATCCAATCAATCGATTCTCGGATCCCACGCTGGAGCGCATTGACACTCGAGGCGCTGAGCTCGAGGCTCAGTGGCAATGGCATGACGTTCAGATTCGGGGCAGTCATACCTGGCAGCAATCGCAAGACAACCTGGGTCGTGCGTTGATCAATTCGCCTCGTCATCTGAGCAAGATGCAGGTATCCATACCGCTGGCTGGGGAGCGCCTGCGTGCGAGCATTGCCGTCCGCTACGTGGGTAGCCGTCTGGTAGCTCCGGGGGCCGATGCGAATGGCTATGCAATAGCTGACCTCACCTTCACCAGTCGGAATATCCTGCCAGGGGTGAACGTAACCGCGGCGGTGCGGAATCTCTTCGACCGACAGTACCAGGATGCCTCGCTCTTCGCGGGAGGGATCAGCGCCGATCTGTCTTGGCGCGGTGAGCGTAGCCTGTGGTTGAGCCTGGGGTACTCGTTCGAATGA
- a CDS encoding glycine betaine ABC transporter substrate-binding protein — MNKILKALLLGFCLICSAASNAADSKAISIGVNSWAENIAVANMWKILLEEKDYKVTLQNAGKIILYNSVAQGKIDVTFEVWLPTTDNAAYQSIKDKVQLIGPWLSEANLGLAVPDYVDIKSIDELNAHKDEFQWRGRASIFGIDAGTGLMGLTDKAMAEYKLDYTLLPSSEAAMLQSLDRAMKRKEPIVVTLWKPHWVWAKKNLRYLDDPKKVYGTTDSIHGIAAQSFKADHPEAERWLQQWKMDEKSLGELMATINENGTSTPEKGAKAWIDANRATVDAWLK, encoded by the coding sequence ATGAACAAAATACTAAAGGCGCTGCTGTTGGGTTTTTGTCTGATTTGCAGCGCCGCATCCAATGCGGCCGACTCCAAGGCGATCAGCATCGGCGTTAACAGTTGGGCGGAAAACATCGCGGTAGCCAACATGTGGAAAATTCTCCTGGAGGAGAAAGACTATAAAGTCACGCTCCAGAACGCCGGGAAGATCATCCTCTACAACAGCGTTGCACAAGGAAAAATTGACGTCACTTTCGAGGTGTGGCTCCCAACCACCGACAACGCGGCTTATCAGAGCATCAAGGACAAGGTCCAGTTGATCGGGCCCTGGCTCAGCGAAGCGAACCTGGGGCTGGCAGTCCCTGATTACGTGGATATCAAGAGCATCGACGAGTTGAATGCCCACAAAGATGAATTTCAATGGCGCGGCAGGGCCTCCATCTTCGGAATCGATGCCGGCACCGGGTTGATGGGCCTGACCGACAAGGCGATGGCGGAATACAAGCTGGACTACACCCTGTTGCCGTCCTCCGAAGCGGCGATGCTGCAATCGCTGGATCGCGCCATGAAGCGCAAGGAACCTATCGTGGTGACGCTGTGGAAACCACATTGGGTATGGGCCAAGAAGAACCTGCGCTACCTCGATGATCCGAAAAAGGTCTATGGGACAACGGATTCGATCCACGGCATTGCAGCCCAATCATTCAAGGCCGACCATCCAGAAGCCGAACGCTGGTTGCAGCAGTGGAAGATGGACGAGAAATCCCTGGGTGAGCTGATGGCGACGATCAATGAAAACGGCACCAGCACACCTGAAAAAGGGGCTAAAGCCTGGATCGATGCCAACAGGGCCACGGTTGATGCTTGGTTGAAGTAA
- a CDS encoding LysR family transcriptional regulator, producing the protein MAFDGASVRLCTWIDNWGRSRFTSAMKAQIGLDRLTGLIAFARAASLGSYTAAARALSVSPSAVSKSVQRLEEHFGLMLFTRTTRSLTLTPEGRDLYERALRILREVEEIDQAAVASRAEPAGVLKVTAPLPIGVNILAPELPRFREQYPNLAIDLRLGDQYSDIIEQGIDVAIRVGNLSDSRLVSRPLGPHRIGAFASPQYLQRKGIPATAEDLAEHECVNFRYQSTGQSLRWPYQVGDRQLEWNLDAAFTVDVSDAVAAIMAAGGGIGITPHYVAAPYVRRGELIPVLPQFTAERFSITALWPESRRGSPNVKAFIAFLLELFPATPAWDEAVAQHIASAIQQKQGDSL; encoded by the coding sequence ATGGCGTTCGATGGAGCAAGCGTAAGGCTGTGCACATGGATTGATAATTGGGGCCGAAGTCGCTTTACTAGTGCCATGAAGGCACAAATTGGTTTAGACCGTCTTACCGGACTTATCGCATTCGCGCGCGCCGCTTCCCTGGGCAGCTATACCGCTGCGGCGCGGGCGCTCTCGGTGTCCCCTTCCGCCGTCAGCAAAAGCGTGCAGCGGCTTGAAGAGCATTTTGGGCTGATGCTGTTCACCCGCACGACGCGCTCCCTGACCCTCACGCCTGAAGGGCGGGATCTTTACGAACGGGCGTTGCGAATCCTGCGGGAAGTCGAGGAGATCGATCAGGCCGCCGTCGCATCCCGCGCCGAGCCTGCTGGCGTCTTGAAAGTCACAGCGCCCCTGCCCATCGGCGTGAACATCCTGGCGCCTGAATTGCCCAGGTTCCGTGAGCAATACCCCAACCTGGCAATCGACCTGCGGCTCGGCGATCAGTATTCCGACATCATCGAACAAGGGATCGACGTGGCTATTCGCGTGGGGAACCTCAGCGATTCACGCCTGGTTTCACGCCCCCTGGGGCCTCATCGGATCGGCGCGTTTGCGTCGCCCCAATACCTCCAACGCAAAGGCATACCGGCGACCGCTGAAGATCTTGCCGAACACGAGTGCGTGAACTTTCGTTACCAGAGTACCGGGCAAAGCCTGCGCTGGCCCTATCAGGTGGGCGACAGACAGCTTGAGTGGAACCTCGACGCCGCATTCACCGTGGATGTCAGCGACGCGGTAGCGGCCATCATGGCGGCGGGAGGCGGCATCGGTATCACGCCGCACTACGTGGCTGCGCCCTATGTTCGCCGGGGAGAACTGATTCCAGTCCTGCCCCAGTTCACCGCGGAACGCTTCTCCATCACCGCCTTGTGGCCGGAAAGCCGACGCGGGAGCCCCAACGTAAAAGCCTTCATTGCCTTTCTGCTTGAGCTGTTCCCTGCTACGCCGGCCTGGGATGAGGCGGTGGCTCAGCACATCGCGAGCGCCATCCAGCAGAAGCAAGGCGACAGCCTCTAG